One part of the Bacillus sp. FJAT-27916 genome encodes these proteins:
- the rpoE gene encoding DNA-directed RNA polymerase subunit delta — protein sequence MTLAKMSMEDIREMALIEIANLLLIEKKEAIDFKVMMDEIQQMLGLSDEEVADKIGQFYTDLNVDGRFISIGDNRWGLKGWYPVEQVEEETVPASKVKKKKGKKVVEDEDLDDFDVIDEDEDLDFDDIDDFDDEEEEDEDLIDDDFDEDDDDLIEDDEEIIKDKFVIEEDEEEDFEEEEENR from the coding sequence ATGACTTTAGCCAAGATGTCTATGGAAGATATTCGTGAAATGGCCCTCATTGAAATTGCAAACTTATTACTTATAGAAAAGAAAGAAGCTATAGACTTTAAAGTGATGATGGATGAAATCCAGCAAATGCTTGGATTGTCTGATGAGGAAGTGGCAGATAAAATTGGCCAGTTCTATACGGACCTGAACGTGGACGGCCGCTTCATCAGCATCGGCGATAACCGCTGGGGCTTAAAAGGCTGGTATCCAGTTGAGCAAGTAGAAGAAGAAACTGTTCCTGCCTCTAAAGTGAAGAAGAAAAAAGGCAAGAAGGTTGTCGAGGATGAAGATCTTGATGACTTCGATGTTATCGATGAAGATGAAGATTTAGACTTCGACGATATCGATGATTTTGATGATGAAGAGGAAGAAGACGAAGACTTAATCGACGACGATTTCGATGAAGATGATGACGACCTGATTGAAGATGACGAAGAAATCATTAAAGATAAATTCGTTATTGAAGAAGACGAAGAAGAGGACTTCGAAGAAGAGGAAGAAAATCGATAA
- the icmF gene encoding fused isobutyryl-CoA mutase/GTPase IcmF, giving the protein MSNEYKPKNHIRFVTASSLFDGHDVSVNIMRRILQAKGAEVIHLGHNRSVEEVVSAAIEEDVQGIAVSSYQGGHMEYFKYMYDLLKERGAPHIRIYGGGGGVIIPREIKELHEYGIARLFSPDDGRELGLEGMMEVLIKECDYPLPPLETISAETLSPEKPLAVARAITMAENKLWRSEEAAAVEPVIEKLAKEASTIPVIGITGTGGAGKSSLTDELIRRFIRELPNHRLAILSIDPTKQKTGGALLGDRIRMNAIFHPNVYMRSLATRDSRSELSTSIKDAIAVVKAAGYDAVIVETSGIGQGDAAITEVCDISMYVMTSEFGAPTQLEKIDMIDYADFIVINKFERKGSQDALRQVQKQYQRSRNLFDRDLAELPVYGTIASQFNDEGTNALFAALVEAMAKHTGTDYRTRYSKDAKTEKQHTIIPPDRQYYLRELADAVRSYHARTTKQEKAARKLFQIEGTIEALEENGEPAETLQKLKEKTKQELEPETVEIIEGWEAQREAYSQDELVTQVRGREIRTELKTISLSGLTIPKVALPKFKDYGEIVRWVRRENVPGKFPFTAGVFPFKRKEEDPKRQFAGEGSPERTNRRFHYLSKDDEAKRLSTAFDSVTLYGEDPHIRPDIYGKVGESGVSVCTLDDMKKLYAGFDLCAPSTSVSMTINGPAPIILAMFMNTAIDQQLEKKEQELGRALTEEEAASVRSNTLQVVRGTVQADILKEDQGQNTCIFSTEFALKMMGDIQEYFVQNQVRNYYSVSISGYHIAEAGANPISQLAFTLSNGFTYVEYYLSRGMKIDEFAPNLSFFFSNGLDPEYTVLGRVARRIWAIVMKEKYGANERSQKLKYHIQTSGRSLHAQEIDFNDIRTTLQALIALQDNCNSLHTNAYDEAITTPTEESVRRAMAIQMIITKEFGLMKNENSLQGAYIIDELTDLVEEAVLQEFERINDRGGVLGAMEMQYQRGKIQDESMYYETKKHNGELPIIGVNTYLNPNPPSEEEVNSMQLARATKEEKDHQIRNLEAFQKKHENESGEALERLKEAAVSGENIFEQLMETVQVASLGQITHALYEVGGQYRRNM; this is encoded by the coding sequence ATGAGCAACGAGTATAAACCGAAGAATCATATTCGCTTTGTTACGGCATCTAGTCTGTTTGACGGACATGATGTCAGCGTGAATATTATGAGGAGAATTCTTCAGGCAAAGGGAGCAGAGGTCATTCACCTTGGGCATAACCGCTCAGTAGAGGAGGTTGTGAGCGCGGCCATCGAAGAGGATGTACAAGGAATTGCTGTATCCTCCTACCAAGGCGGTCATATGGAGTACTTTAAATATATGTATGATTTATTGAAGGAAAGAGGAGCACCGCATATCCGCATTTATGGCGGCGGGGGAGGAGTCATTATCCCACGTGAGATTAAGGAGCTTCATGAATATGGGATTGCCCGTCTTTTCTCGCCGGATGATGGACGAGAGCTAGGCCTAGAGGGCATGATGGAAGTTCTAATCAAGGAATGCGATTACCCGCTTCCGCCATTAGAGACAATTTCAGCGGAGACGCTCAGCCCTGAGAAGCCTCTAGCAGTAGCACGCGCGATTACGATGGCAGAGAATAAACTGTGGAGGTCAGAAGAGGCTGCAGCAGTAGAACCTGTCATAGAGAAGCTTGCCAAGGAGGCCAGCACGATTCCGGTTATCGGAATAACAGGTACAGGCGGAGCAGGGAAAAGCTCACTCACAGATGAATTAATTCGCCGCTTTATCCGGGAGCTTCCGAATCACCGCTTGGCCATTTTATCAATTGATCCGACGAAGCAAAAAACAGGCGGGGCCCTGCTCGGGGACAGAATTCGCATGAATGCGATTTTTCACCCGAATGTGTATATGAGAAGTCTGGCGACAAGGGATTCCCGCTCAGAGCTCTCTACTTCTATTAAGGATGCGATTGCCGTCGTGAAGGCAGCCGGCTATGATGCCGTCATTGTTGAAACGAGCGGAATCGGCCAAGGAGATGCAGCCATCACAGAGGTCTGTGATATCTCGATGTATGTAATGACAAGCGAATTTGGGGCACCGACACAGCTTGAGAAGATTGACATGATTGACTATGCTGATTTCATTGTTATCAATAAATTTGAACGAAAAGGGTCACAGGATGCTCTGCGTCAGGTGCAAAAGCAATACCAGCGCAGCCGCAATCTCTTTGACCGCGACCTGGCAGAGCTGCCGGTGTATGGAACGATTGCGAGCCAGTTCAATGACGAAGGCACAAATGCTTTATTCGCAGCCTTGGTTGAGGCAATGGCAAAGCATACGGGTACAGATTACCGGACACGTTATAGCAAGGATGCGAAGACAGAAAAGCAGCATACAATCATTCCGCCAGACCGCCAATACTATTTGCGTGAGCTCGCCGATGCCGTTCGTTCGTATCATGCGCGCACCACTAAGCAGGAGAAGGCTGCCCGCAAGCTCTTCCAGATTGAAGGGACAATCGAGGCTTTGGAGGAGAACGGAGAACCAGCCGAAACACTGCAAAAGCTAAAGGAGAAGACCAAGCAGGAGCTTGAACCGGAAACAGTCGAGATCATTGAAGGCTGGGAAGCTCAAAGAGAGGCATACAGCCAGGATGAGCTTGTAACACAGGTACGCGGCCGGGAAATCCGTACAGAGCTGAAGACCATCTCTTTAAGTGGCCTGACCATCCCGAAGGTTGCCCTGCCGAAATTCAAGGATTATGGCGAGATTGTGCGCTGGGTAAGAAGGGAAAACGTACCGGGCAAGTTCCCATTCACGGCAGGCGTATTCCCGTTCAAACGGAAGGAAGAGGACCCGAAACGTCAATTTGCAGGAGAAGGCTCTCCAGAGAGAACGAATCGCCGCTTCCATTATCTTTCGAAGGATGATGAGGCGAAGCGTCTGAGCACAGCCTTTGATTCGGTTACATTATACGGTGAAGATCCACATATCCGGCCGGATATTTATGGAAAGGTTGGGGAGAGCGGCGTCAGCGTTTGTACGCTCGATGATATGAAAAAGCTTTATGCAGGCTTTGATTTATGCGCGCCAAGTACATCCGTATCCATGACCATCAATGGTCCGGCGCCGATTATCCTCGCGATGTTCATGAATACAGCCATTGACCAGCAATTAGAGAAGAAGGAGCAGGAGCTCGGCCGTGCGCTCACTGAGGAAGAGGCAGCAAGCGTAAGAAGTAACACCCTCCAGGTTGTGCGCGGTACCGTTCAAGCAGATATTTTGAAGGAAGATCAAGGTCAGAACACCTGCATCTTCTCAACGGAATTCGCCCTGAAAATGATGGGGGATATTCAGGAATACTTTGTGCAGAATCAAGTTAGGAACTATTATTCTGTCTCTATTTCTGGGTATCATATCGCAGAAGCAGGCGCCAATCCGATATCCCAGCTTGCCTTCACGCTCTCCAATGGTTTTACCTATGTCGAGTATTACTTGAGCCGAGGAATGAAGATTGATGAGTTTGCTCCGAATCTATCATTCTTCTTCTCGAATGGCCTGGACCCGGAATACACCGTTTTAGGACGGGTGGCGCGCCGAATTTGGGCGATTGTCATGAAGGAGAAATATGGGGCAAATGAGCGGAGCCAGAAGTTGAAATATCATATTCAAACCTCTGGACGCTCCTTGCATGCGCAGGAGATTGACTTTAATGACATCCGGACAACGCTCCAGGCCCTTATCGCTCTTCAGGATAATTGCAACTCCTTGCACACGAATGCTTATGATGAAGCGATTACGACCCCGACGGAGGAATCTGTGCGCAGGGCAATGGCCATTCAAATGATCATCACGAAGGAATTCGGGTTGATGAAGAATGAGAATTCCCTTCAAGGCGCCTATATTATTGATGAGCTCACTGATCTTGTAGAAGAAGCCGTTTTGCAGGAATTTGAACGGATCAATGACCGCGGCGGTGTTCTCGGTGCAATGGAAATGCAGTACCAGCGCGGCAAGATCCAGGATGAATCCATGTACTATGAGACGAAGAAGCATAATGGCGAGCTCCCAATCATCGGCGTGAATACGTACCTGAACCCGAATCCTCCAAGCGAGGAAGAGGTCAATAGTATGCAGCTGGCCCGTGCGACAAAGGAGGAAAAAGACCATCAAATCCGAAATCTTGAGGCCTTTCAGAAGAAGCACGAGAATGAATCGGGTGAAGCGCTTGAACGCTTAAAGGAAGCGGCAGTCAGCGGAGAGAATATTTTTGAACAACTTATGGAGACGGTTCAGGTAGCAAGTCTCGGACAGATAACACATGCTTTATACGAAGTTGGGGGACAATATCGCAGGAACATGTAA